Proteins from a genomic interval of Xylocopa sonorina isolate GNS202 chromosome 4, iyXylSono1_principal, whole genome shotgun sequence:
- the LOC143423062 gene encoding uncharacterized protein LOC143423062 — translation MTIVCAVKNCKYSTDNEDSKHIMFINFPNDDFSKIWAHHCGRSDLLMKSNEELHSNYYICSHHIEDRYYISKTDPVLIDQNAIPTLFDSQNIIEKNSNSTYNRNECTEIDDNVVSSYCINNKFSHSCRICGEPPLNSINIFSPKGVTLKLKEKISLHLPITIDAEDLMPKKLCTNCYSKLEIAHSLAIISLRTDMRLKKFLNIDDKLSYDERYSNMVEKCSREIDKIMNISKASKTTSTELSSNKTEEISINQEMIQKFGHFENTHENLIETPSKESKGDEYIASRTRNYPANELTNNEIQCIHCKGTFKTQEIFEAHKILCDEGEIKIQKVSETKSNKSGEEANNVTVLNFQFVTKSCSICHEHFGSEEHFAEHKLTHCKFRQEQLLNVSNKRIENEESCNVCKDPHIVNNIAPTESNKRCGHCDLVYNTKKELLNHITECHRGELLFKCITCDKSYEKWSSLDVHEATHRIDKPYLCDLCGKSFKHSNNLRGHKRTHLDDSRKKRHVCEICGTAFRSRFHLGEHMNQHNGRKPYSCETCGKAFYKRIQLRQHKLSHGSNKHVCPICSTAFNRKGNMNAHLKRHNNGNDAYTCSVCMHKCKSMSELKLHRKVHTEEDIIESIRKKSLNKTIWQCKTCNRVCSTRSVLLNHERIHNEERLGVECNICGKKLAGKNSLTYHRNSIHSSVRPHMCQYCGVSFVSKEAWLVHERVHTGERPYVCKICKRGYKYSSNLNQHTKTHSGLKPYRCNHCNKRFTRKGALNVHERIHTGEKPFTCVTCGRTFSQKNDMIKHTRTHVAKSLRCEQCDEVFAKKKDILKHMESHELNDPTTQEYVEVQQEITPYTMDILCSQFE, via the exons ATGACAATAGTGTGCGCtgtaaaaaattgtaaataCTCCACGGATAACGAAGATTCGAAGCATATCATGTTTATTAATTTTCCAAACGATGATTT TTCAAAAATATGGGCACACCACTGCGGCAGGTCAGATCTTCTGATGAAATCTAACGAAGAGCTACACTCAAATTACTATATATGCTCTCATCACATAGAGGATCGTTATTATATTAGTAAAACAGATCCTGTACTGATTGATCAAAATGCGATCCCAACATTATTTGACTCGCAAAATATCATTGAAAAGAATTCAAACAGTACCTATAACAGAAATGAATGTACAGAAATAGATGACAATGTTGTATCATCATATTGTATCAATAATAAATTTTCACATTCATGCAGAATATGTGGTGAGCCACCTTTGAATAGCATAAACATATTCTCACCAAAAGGAGTAACATTAAAGCTAAAAGAAAAGATTAGTTTACATCTGCCAATCACAATTGATGCGGAAGATTTAATGCCAAAAAAATTATGCACTAATTGTTACAGTAAATTAGAAATTGCTCATTCACTGGCTATAATTTCTCTAAGGACAGACATGAGACTGAAGAAATTTTTAAACATTGATGATAAG TTAAGTTATGATGAGAGATATAGTAATATGGTGGAAAAATGTTCCAGAGAAATAGATAAGATAATGAATATTAGCAAAGCTTCTAAAACTACATCCACGGAGTTATCATCTAACAAAACTGAAGAAATTTCTATAAATCAAGAAATGATTCAAAAATTTGGGCACTTTGAAAATACACATGAGAATCTCATTGAAACACCTAGTAAAGAAAGTAAAGGAGATGAATATATAGCAAGTAGAACAAGGAATTATCCAGCTAATGAATTAACAAATAATGAAATACAATGTATCCATTGCAAAGGTACATTTAAAACTCAAGAAATATTTGAAGCTCACAAAATACTGTGTGATGAAGGGGAAATAAAAATACAGAAAGTAAGTGAAACCAAAAGTAATAAGAGTGGTGAGGAGGCTAATAATGTAACAGTACTGAACTTCCAATttgttacaaaatcttgtagtatTTGTCATGAACATTTTGGAAGTGAGGAACATTTTGCTGAGCATAAACTTACACATTGTAAGTTTCGGCAAGAACAACTTTTAAACGTTTCTAATAAAAGAATTGAAAATGAAGAGTCGTGTAACGTTTGTAAAGATCCCCACATCGTCAATAATATTGCACCAACAGAGAGTAATAAAAGATGCGGTCACTGTGATTTAGTTTATAATACCAAAAAAGAACTTCTAAATCACATTACAGAATGCCATAGAGGTGAACTCCTATTTAAGTGTATTACGTGCGATAAGTCTTACGAGAAGTGGTCTAGTTTAGATGTACACGAAGCCACTCACAGAATAGATAAGCCTTATTTGTGCGATTTATGCGGGAAAAGTTTCAAACATTCAAATAATCTGCGCGGTCATAAAAGAACTCACTTGGATGATTCGAGGAAGAAACGGCACGTTTGCGAAATTTGTGGAACCGCGTTCAGATCTAG ATTTCATTTGGGAGAGCATATGAACCAACACAACGGAAGGAAACCATACTCCTGCGAGACATGTGGCAAAGCATTTTATAAAAGAATACAACTGAGACAGCATAAACTATCTCATGGTTCGAATAAACATGTCTGCCCAATATGCAGTACCGCTTTTAATCGTAAAGGAAACATGAACGCGCACCTTAAACGACATAACAACGGAAACGATGCGTACACGTGTAGC GTGTGCATGCATAAATGTAAATCCATGAGCGAGTTGAAGCTGCATAGGAAAGTACACACGGAGGAAGACATTATCGAAAGCATACGGAAGAAGAGCCTGAACAAAACGATATGGCAATGTAAAACCTGCAATCGAGTATGTTCTACGCGATCTGTGCTACTAAATCATGAACGCATACATAACGAAGAGAGACTGGGCGTTGAGTGCAATATTTGTGGAAAGAAATTGGCGGGCAAAAATTCCTTGACGTATCATCGAAACTCGATTCACTCATCAGTGAGACCGCACATGTGCCAATACTGCGGAGTGTCGTTCGTGTCCAAAGAGGCATGGCTGGTACACGAAAGGGTGCACACTGGAGAACGCCCTTACGTTTGCAAAATATGCAAAAGGGGATACAAGTACTCGAGCAATCTCAACCAACACACGAAGACTCATTCAGGGCTTAAACCTTATAGATGCAACCACTGCAACAAAAGGTTCACgcggaaaggagccctcaatgTGCACGAGAGGATACACACCGGTGAAAAACCGTTCACCTGTGTAACTTGTGGCAGAACATTCTCGCAGAAGAATGACATGATCAAGCACACCAGAACCCACGTCGCGAAATCATTGCGTTGCGAACAGTGCGACGAAGTTTTCGCGAAGAAAAAAGATATCCTGAAGCACATGGAGTCCCACGAACTCAACGATCCTACGACACAGGAGTATGTAGAAGTGCAACAAGAAATCACACCGTACACTATGGATATACTCTGTTCTCaatttgaataa